A DNA window from Rhineura floridana isolate rRhiFlo1 chromosome 11, rRhiFlo1.hap2, whole genome shotgun sequence contains the following coding sequences:
- the LOC133366354 gene encoding histone H2B 1/2/3/4/6-like, producing MPEPAKSAPAPKKGSKKAITKTQKKGDKKRKKSRKESYSIYVYKVLKQVHPDTGISSKAMSIMNSFVNDIFERIAAEASRLAHYNKRSTITSREIQTAVRLLLPGELAKHAVSEGTKAVTKYTSSK from the coding sequence atGCCTGAGCCAGCCAAGTCGGCGCCTGCTCCGAAGAAAGGCTCTAAGAAAGCCATCACCAAGACGCAGAAGAAGGGCGACAAGAAGCGCAAGAAGAGCCGTAAGGAGAGCTACTCCATCTACGTGTACAAGGTGCTGAAGCAGGTCCACCCCGACACCGGCATCTCCTCGAAGGCCATGAGCATCATGAACTCCTTCGTCAATGACATCTTCGAGCGCATCGCCGCCGAGGCGTCGCGCCTGGCCCATTACAACAAGCGCTCCACCATCACCTCCCGGGAGATCCAGACCGCGGTGCGCCTCCTGCTGCCCGGGGAGCTGGCCAAGCACGCCGTGTCCGAAGGCACCAAGGCTGTCACCAAGTACACCAGCTCCAAGTAA
- the LOC133366348 gene encoding histone H2A type 2-C-like, whose amino-acid sequence MSGRGKQGGKARAKAKTRSSRAGLQFPVGRVHRLLRKGNYAERVGAGAPVYLAAVLEYLTAEILELAGNAARDNKKTRIIPRHLQLAIRNDEELNKLLGKVTIAQGGVLPNIQAVLLPKKTESHKAKTK is encoded by the coding sequence ATGTCTGGACGCGGCAAGCAAGGAGGCAAGGCGAGGGCGAAGGCTAAGACTCGATCTTCTCGTGCCGGGCTGCAGTTCCCCGTGGGTCGTGTGCATCGTCTGCTGCGCAAAGGGAACTACGCCGAGCGTGTTGGGGCTGGCGCGCCGGTCTACTTGGCGGCCGTGCTGGAGTACCTGACTGCCGAAATCCTGGAACTGGCTGGCAACGCTGCCCGAGACAACAAGAAGACCAGGATCATCCCTCGCCATTTGCAGCTCGCTATCCGCAACGACGAGGAACTGAACAAGCTCCTGGGTAAAGTGACTATTGCCCAAGGAGGTGTCCTTCCCAACATCCAGGCTGTCCTGTTGCCCAAGAAGACCGAGAGCCATAAAGCAAAGACCAAGTAA